One segment of Candidatus Margulisiibacteriota bacterium DNA contains the following:
- a CDS encoding phospholipase D-like domain-containing protein → MPQNTDLKFFTNEPNATLLDRFRKSLKFVRYFDILVGYFRVSGFYNLYKEFETIDKIRILVGLNADKKTYDIIEETRNPNQLNFSASKNLKTRADIMLSDEMEEAEETSAVEFGVRKFIEYLQNKKIEIRAYPSRDIHAKVYVSRYDSGKHDGFGSVITGSSNFSESGLITQREFNVELKDSADVKFALEQFEKLWTESIDVSVEYVNTLSNKTWINDQLTPYELYLKFLYEYFVEDISADQDIQKYLPDGFKTLKYQDQAVISAKKILEAYNGVFLADVVGLGKTFIAALLAQQLNGKILIICPPVLQDYWNEVFFNFGIRSYKVESLGKLEAILNNGVENYDYIFIDEVHRFRNELTQAYDLLHQICYGKKVALISATPLNNTINDILALLKLFQNGRSSSIPAVPNLENFFGKLRAKLDKYKKTDPEYLPLVKEVSAEIRDKVLKHVMVRRTRKEIVKYFNSDFTQQNLRFPELTEPRQIAYYFDKETNAAFNKTIKYLIGFTYARYKPLTYLKEGLEEFELQQQRNMMGFMKGILIKRLESSFQAFRLTVARFIDSYSAFIKAYKQGYVFFGEKIRLQDYEDYDNDEELLKLIESGKVRQIAADKFKVDFIKDLEHDLVILNEIRKIWQAVKVDPKLEQFVDKLKNDTDLKNNKLILFTESKETAEYLYRSLNKTFRDKVMSFASNGGLYKDEQFSPKIAKDIVQENYDPNNKTHKDDIKILITTDVLAEGINLHRANIIINYDLPWNPTRVMQRVGRINRVGTEYAAVHVYNFFPTEQSSEHISLEASIKAKIQAFHETLGEDSKYLTGEEAPTSHELFGDALYKRLNSKESLEDENNSEESELEYLRVIQDIRDKQPELFEKIKRIHKKARSAKTIKSGKQVVSFFRIGKLKKFYLADAANAKELQFFAAAKMFKCEPVTPKLSIPKDYYELLNKNKAAFQNSFNSPDDETLARGRSNENYVLSRLKANDFKYQQRFTEDDEEFVAQVINGINTGSISKLTVKNIKQNIEKEPDPLKMLAVLRTHVKPAILGVRVTGNNLVKGKKEVILSEYLNGLDNE, encoded by the coding sequence AGAAACCAGAAATCCAAACCAGCTAAATTTTTCTGCTAGTAAAAATTTAAAAACACGGGCAGACATAATGCTGTCTGACGAAATGGAAGAGGCTGAGGAAACCAGTGCAGTGGAGTTTGGTGTAAGAAAATTCATTGAGTATCTGCAAAATAAAAAAATAGAAATAAGGGCTTATCCCAGCAGAGACATCCATGCCAAAGTATATGTGAGTCGTTACGATTCTGGTAAACACGATGGTTTTGGTTCAGTAATTACTGGCTCCAGCAACTTCTCTGAAAGCGGACTGATCACACAGCGTGAGTTTAACGTGGAGTTAAAAGATTCAGCAGATGTAAAGTTTGCTCTGGAGCAATTTGAAAAACTCTGGACTGAATCAATAGATGTGTCTGTTGAATATGTAAATACACTTTCTAATAAAACATGGATCAATGACCAGCTCACGCCTTATGAGCTGTATCTAAAATTCCTGTATGAATATTTTGTGGAAGATATTAGCGCCGACCAAGACATACAGAAATATTTACCAGACGGATTTAAGACCTTGAAATATCAAGATCAGGCGGTAATCTCCGCTAAGAAAATTTTAGAAGCCTACAATGGAGTGTTTTTGGCGGATGTTGTTGGTTTAGGCAAAACATTTATAGCCGCTTTGTTAGCCCAGCAGCTCAATGGCAAGATACTTATAATCTGTCCGCCTGTTTTGCAGGATTATTGGAACGAAGTGTTTTTCAATTTTGGCATTAGATCATATAAGGTTGAATCGCTCGGTAAACTGGAAGCCATCTTAAATAATGGCGTGGAGAATTATGACTATATTTTCATTGATGAAGTTCATAGATTCAGGAACGAATTAACTCAGGCCTATGATTTACTGCACCAAATTTGCTATGGCAAAAAAGTAGCGCTAATCTCGGCGACCCCTTTGAATAACACCATAAACGATATACTGGCTTTGTTAAAATTGTTCCAGAATGGCAGAAGCTCCAGCATACCTGCCGTACCAAATTTAGAAAACTTCTTTGGCAAATTGAGAGCTAAACTAGATAAATATAAAAAGACCGACCCTGAGTATCTACCTCTAGTTAAAGAAGTTTCTGCGGAAATACGGGATAAAGTCTTAAAGCACGTTATGGTCAGGAGAACCAGAAAAGAAATTGTTAAATATTTCAATTCTGATTTTACGCAGCAAAACCTGCGGTTTCCAGAACTGACCGAGCCGCGGCAGATCGCCTATTACTTTGATAAAGAGACTAATGCTGCTTTTAATAAAACTATTAAATATCTTATAGGCTTTACCTATGCCAGATACAAACCTCTAACCTATTTGAAAGAAGGTCTGGAAGAATTCGAACTGCAGCAGCAAAGAAATATGATGGGTTTTATGAAGGGCATTTTGATCAAAAGACTGGAAAGCAGTTTTCAGGCCTTTCGTCTGACGGTGGCTAGATTTATTGATTCTTACTCTGCTTTTATTAAGGCTTATAAGCAGGGTTATGTTTTCTTCGGAGAAAAAATCCGCTTGCAGGATTATGAAGATTATGACAATGATGAAGAGTTGCTAAAGCTCATTGAAAGCGGCAAAGTGCGACAAATTGCCGCAGATAAATTTAAGGTGGATTTTATTAAAGACCTTGAGCATGATCTGGTCATACTAAATGAAATAAGAAAAATATGGCAAGCTGTAAAAGTTGATCCCAAGCTGGAACAATTTGTCGATAAATTGAAAAACGATACAGACTTAAAAAATAATAAATTGATCTTATTTACAGAATCCAAAGAAACTGCAGAATATTTATACCGTAGTCTGAACAAAACTTTTAGAGATAAAGTTATGTCCTTTGCCAGCAACGGCGGCCTCTATAAAGACGAGCAATTCAGCCCCAAAATAGCCAAAGACATAGTGCAGGAAAACTATGATCCCAATAACAAGACACACAAAGACGATATTAAGATACTCATTACGACTGATGTGCTGGCGGAAGGCATCAACCTGCATAGAGCAAATATCATTATCAATTATGACTTGCCCTGGAATCCGACCAGAGTCATGCAGAGAGTCGGTAGAATTAATCGCGTCGGCACAGAATATGCCGCTGTACATGTCTATAATTTTTTCCCGACAGAACAATCCAGCGAGCATATTTCTCTGGAGGCTAGTATCAAGGCCAAGATACAGGCTTTTCATGAAACGCTGGGTGAAGACTCTAAATATCTAACGGGCGAAGAAGCGCCGACTAGCCATGAGCTGTTTGGCGATGCTTTGTATAAACGCTTAAACAGCAAAGAATCGCTGGAAGATGAGAATAACTCTGAAGAATCTGAATTGGAATATTTGCGGGTCATTCAGGATATTAGAGACAAACAGCCTGAATTATTTGAGAAAATCAAACGCATACATAAAAAAGCCCGCTCTGCAAAAACTATAAAATCGGGAAAACAGGTTGTCAGTTTCTTCAGGATCGGTAAATTGAAAAAGTTTTATCTGGCTGATGCCGCTAATGCAAAAGAATTACAGTTTTTTGCTGCCGCTAAAATGTTTAAATGTGAGCCAGTTACCCCCAAACTAAGTATTCCTAAGGATTATTACGAACTATTAAATAAAAACAAGGCGGCTTTTCAGAATAGTTTTAACAGTCCCGATGACGAAACGCTTGCCAGAGGTCGCTCCAACGAGAATTATGTGTTGAGTAGATTGAAAGCCAATGACTTTAAATATCAACAGAGGTTTACCGAAGATGATGAAGAGTTTGTTGCTCAGGTCATTAACGGTATCAATACCGGTTCCATCTCTAAACTGACTGTCAAAAATATAAAACAAAACATAGAAAAAGAGCCAGATCCATTGAAAATGTTGGCCGTATTAAGGACACATGTTAAGCCAGCGATATTAGGAGTAAGAGTTACTGGCAATAATCTGGTCAAGGGGAAAAAAGAAGTAATTTTGTCCGAATATTTGAATGGGCTGGATAATGAATAG